AACGGCGAACAGGCATCCTTGTCCATTCCATGGTTCATTCTGGGATTTCTTCTCCTGAGTGGAATCAATACGCTCGGTATCATCCCGGCAGGCATTGCAGCTCAGTTCGTGGCGCTCGGGTACTTGTTGATTGCAATGGCGATGGCCGGATTGGGTCTTAATATTGATGCGGCTACATTCAAACGGATGGGCGTGCGTCCATTCTGGGCCGGACTCATCGGCTCGTTTCTGCTCTCTGTATTTGGCTATGCGCTGGTGTACTTTATCTTATAAAAAGGGGAATTTCATACGGCTATGGTCTTTCTTCGAACGCAAGCTTTATACCAAAGCCCAATAAAACAACGCCCGACACGCCTTGAATCGCCCGCTGTACAGAAGGCCTTTTCATCCATGTACTGATGGAATGGATAAAGGATACGTACATCAAAAACCAAATCAAGGTAAGAACAGCGTACGTCATCCCCATAACAAAAAATTGTAAAAATGTACTTTTGCCGGGTATAAGAAATTGCGGCAAGAAGGTAAGGAAGAAGACAGCCACCTTTGGATTTAATACATTCGTAAGAAAGCCCTGACGAAATACGGATACGCCCGCTTTCTTCGTATCGCTATGAGCTGCCACAGCACCCTGTTTCTTGGCAGCCCATAGCGATACTGCCCCTAAATAAATAAGATAGAGGGCGCCTACGTATTTGAAGACAGAGAATACAAAGGCGGACTTGACAATAATTGCGGAAAGCCCGATAACGGCAGCA
This is a stretch of genomic DNA from Aneurinibacillus sp. REN35. It encodes these proteins:
- a CDS encoding LysE family translocator codes for the protein MSIMLIILPGPDTGLVTRNAIVHGRKGGIETALGSVLGTVVHTLAAVIGLSAIIVKSAFVFSVFKYVGALYLIYLGAVSLWAAKKQGAVAAHSDTKKAGVSVFRQGFLTNVLNPKVAVFFLTFLPQFLIPGKSTFLQFFVMGMTYAVLTLIWFLMYVSFIHSISTWMKRPSVQRAIQGVSGVVLLGFGIKLAFEERP